The Vicia villosa cultivar HV-30 ecotype Madison, WI linkage group LG1, Vvil1.0, whole genome shotgun sequence genome includes a region encoding these proteins:
- the LOC131629296 gene encoding uncharacterized protein LOC131629296 has product MGISKTEVNLKRLLAAAPQQQNQAKLVHYVATLREQLEQLGEEKTPEGLPRLSKATLNDYSEKIEAIASKLVHVSDIEVSEKDITGNVKENPSEIEENKPVSPSGLRRRPVAALSTEDRVHEPAETDHLSSVKLDAAGHAHIEKHRKLQDDLTDEMVVLAKQLKESSLMMSQSVKNTEKILDSTEQAIEHSLASTGRVNVRANTIYSESSKTSCLTWLVMFVMLFVFVMVILLIRVT; this is encoded by the exons ATGGGAATTAGTAAAACAGAAGTAAACTTGAAGAGATTGCTTGCAGCTGCTCCTCAGCAGCAAAACCAGGCAAAACTTGTACAT TATGTTGCTACTTTGCGTGAACAACTAGAACAATTGGGTGAAGAGAAGACACCAGAAGGCTTGCCAAG GCTCTCAAAGGCTACATTAAACGATTATTCAGAGAAGATTGAAGCAATTGCTTCAAAATTGGTTCATGTG TCTGACATAGAAGTATCCGAGAAGGACATTACAGGAAATGTTAAAGAAAACCCTTCTGAAATTGAGGAAAACAAACCGGTGTCACCTTCTGGATTGCGAAGAAGGCCTGT AGCTGCCTTAAGTACGGAAGATAGAGTACACGAGCCTGCTGAGACCGATCACTTATCATCTGTTAAGTTGGATGCTGCAGGACATGCACATATTGAAAAGCACAG AAAGCTTCAAGATGATTTGACAGATGAGATGGTGGTGTTGGCAAAACAGCTCAAAGAGAGTAGTCTCATGATGAGCCAATCTGTTAAAAACACCGAAAAG ATACTTGATTCTACTGAGCAAGCCATTGAACATAGCTTGGCAAGCACAGGTCGTGTCAATGTGAGAGCAAATACAATATACTCCGAGAGTTCCAAGACTTCTTGCTTAACATGGCTTGTGATGTTTGTGATGCTATTTGTCTTTGTCATGGTTATTCTTCTAATCCGTGTTACTTAG